One region of Babylonia areolata isolate BAREFJ2019XMU chromosome 29, ASM4173473v1, whole genome shotgun sequence genomic DNA includes:
- the LOC143275077 gene encoding uncharacterized protein LOC143275077, which produces MSVGISSGDASMGISSEATSLCSSSDGISVGFFSGDTSVGISSGDTSVGTSEGSSVGLSSGDASTSISSEDGTSLGLSSCDTSVGISSDGITVGFSSGDTSVGISSGDTSVGTSEGSSVGLSSGDASTSISSEGTSVGFSSGNTSGGISSDGTSLGLSSCDTSVGISSDGISVGFVSGDISVGISSGDTSVGTSSEGSSVGLSSGDASTSISSEGTSVGFSSGNTSVGISSDGTSLGLSSCDTSVGISSDGITVGFSSGDTSVGISSGDTSVGTSSEGSSVGLCSGDASMGISSEGTSVGFSSDTTSVGISSGDGTSVGVSPGDTSVGISSDVISADSSLGDSSVGISSDDTSVGFSAGDASVGTSSDGTSVGFSSGDTSVGISPDVTSVGFSSGDVSVGISSDVISADSSLGDSSVGISSDGTSIGFSAGDTSVGVSSGDTSVGISSDVISADSSLGDSSVGIPSDDTSVGFSAGESSAVGFSSGDVSVGISSDVITADSSLGDSSVGISSDGTSIGFSAGDTSVGVSSGDTSVMLL; this is translated from the exons ATGTCTGTGGGCATTTCATCAG GTGATGCTTCCATGGGTATTTCTTCAGAAGCTACATCTTTATGCTCTTCCTCAG ATGGTATATCTGTAGGCTTTTTTTCTGGTGATACTTCTGTGGGCATTTCTTCAGGTGATACTTCTGTGGGTACTTCAGAAGGTTCATCTGTAGGTTTGTCTTCAGGTGATGCTTCTACGAGTATTTCTTCAGAAG ATGGTACATCTCTTGGCCTTTCCTCATGTGATACATCTGTTGGCATTTCTTCAGATGGTATAACTGTAGGCTTTTCTTCTGGTGATACTTCTGTGGGCATTTCTTCAGGTGATACTTCTGTGGGTACTTCAGAAGGTTCATCTGTAGGTTTGTCTTCAGGTGATGCTTCTACGAGTATTTCTTCAGAAGGTACATCTGTCGGCTTTTCTTCAGGTAATACTTCTGGGGGTATTTCTTCAGATGGTACATCTCTTGGCCTTTCCTCATGTGATACATCTGTTGGCATTTCTTCAGATGGTATATCTGTAGGCTTTGTTTCTGGTGATATTTCTGTGGGCATTTCTTCAGGTGATACTTCTGTGGGTACTTCTTCAGAAGGTTCATCTGTAGGTTTGTCTTCAGGTGATGCTTCTACGAGTATTTCTTCAGAAGGTACATCTGTCGGCTTTTCTTCAGGTAATACTTCTGTGGGTATTTCTTCAGATGGTACATCTCTTGGCCTTTCCTCATGTGATACATCTGTTGGCATTTCTTCAGATGGTATAACTGTAGGCTTTTCTTCTGGTGATACTTCTGTGGGCATTTCTTCAGGTGATACTTCTGTGGGTACTTCTTCAGAAGGTTCATCTGTAGGTTTGTGTTCAGGTGATGCTTCTATGGGTATTTCTTCAGAAGGTACATCTGTCGGCTTTTCTTCAG ATACTACTTCTGTGGGCATTTCTTCAGGTG ATGGTACATCTGTTGGCGTTTCCCCAGGTGATACATCTGTGGGCATTTCTTCAGATGTTATATCTGCAGACTCTTCTTTAGGTGATTCATCTGTAGGCATTTCATCTGACGACACATCTGTAGGCTTTTCTGCAGGTGATGCTTCTGTAGGTACTTCATCAGATGGTACATCTGTAGGTTTTTCTTCAGGTGATACTTCTGTGGGAATTTCACCCGATGTTACATCAGTTGGCTTTTCATCAGGTGATGTTTCTGTGGGCATTTCTTCAGATGTTATATCTGCAGATTCTTCTTTAGGTGATTCATCTGTAGGCATTTCATCTGATGGCACATCTATAGGCTTTTCTGCAGGTGATACTTCTGTAGGTGTTTCCTCAGGTGATACATCTGTAGGCATTTCTTCAGATGTTATATCTGCAGACTCTTCTTTAGGTGATTCATCTGTAGGCATTCCATCTGATGACACATCTGTAGGCTTTTCTGCAGGTGAGTCTTCTGCAG TTGGCTTTTCATCAGGTGATGTTTCTGTGGGCATTTCTTCAGATGTTATAACTGCAGATTCTTCTTTGGGTGATTCATCTGTAGGCATTTCATCTGATGGCACATCTATAGGCTTTTCTGCAGGTGATACTTCTGTAGGCGTTTCCTCAGGTGATACATCT GTGATGCTTCTGTAG